Proteins encoded by one window of Kribbella flavida DSM 17836:
- a CDS encoding class II 3-deoxy-7-phosphoheptulonate synthase: MQFATLNAGVVPGVPTLDELRALKPLQQPEWPDPVAVEQVMSQLRTLPPLVFAGECDDLTAKVGAVARGEAFLLQGGDCAETFDGVTAENIRAKLRVLLQMSVVLQYAASVPVVKVGRIAGQYAKPRSSGDETRGGVTLPSYRGDAVNGLEFTPEARIPDPQRLRGVYNAAAATLNLTRAFTTGGYADLHQVHAWNTDFVRSSPVGQRYEQLASEIERALAFMRACGSTSDEFRTVDFYASHEALILEYEHALTRIDSRTEQPYDVSGHLLWVGERTRQLDGAHVEFLASLSNPLGVKIGPTTTPEYIRALIDKLNPKGIEGRLTFITRMGAGKIRTALPPLLEAVRDHGSPIAWVCDPMHGNTYETPNGYKTRNFDDVVDEVEGFFDAHEQVGTWPGGLHVELTGDDVTECLGGGEALVAEDLVSRYETACDPRLNRHQSLELAFLVAERLRSARA, from the coding sequence ATGCAATTTGCGACGTTGAACGCGGGGGTAGTGCCGGGGGTTCCCACCTTGGACGAGCTGCGGGCGCTGAAGCCGCTCCAGCAGCCGGAGTGGCCGGACCCGGTCGCGGTGGAGCAGGTGATGAGCCAGCTGCGGACGCTGCCGCCGCTGGTGTTCGCCGGTGAGTGCGACGACCTGACCGCCAAGGTCGGCGCCGTCGCGCGCGGCGAGGCGTTCCTGCTCCAGGGCGGCGACTGCGCCGAGACGTTCGACGGCGTCACCGCGGAGAACATCCGCGCCAAGCTGCGGGTGCTGCTGCAGATGTCGGTCGTGCTCCAGTACGCCGCGAGCGTGCCGGTGGTGAAGGTCGGCCGGATCGCCGGCCAGTACGCCAAGCCGCGCAGCTCCGGCGACGAGACCCGGGGCGGCGTCACGCTGCCGTCGTACCGCGGCGACGCGGTGAACGGGCTGGAGTTCACCCCCGAGGCCCGGATCCCGGACCCGCAGCGTCTGCGTGGCGTCTACAACGCGGCCGCCGCGACGCTGAACCTGACCCGCGCGTTCACCACCGGTGGTTACGCCGACCTGCACCAGGTGCACGCGTGGAACACCGACTTCGTCCGGTCCTCGCCGGTCGGGCAGCGGTACGAGCAGCTGGCGTCCGAGATCGAGCGCGCGCTCGCCTTCATGCGCGCCTGCGGGTCGACCTCCGACGAGTTCCGCACGGTCGACTTCTACGCCTCCCACGAGGCACTGATCCTGGAGTACGAGCACGCGCTGACCCGGATCGACTCCCGCACCGAGCAGCCGTACGACGTGTCCGGGCACCTGCTCTGGGTCGGTGAGCGGACCCGCCAGCTGGACGGCGCGCACGTCGAGTTCCTGGCGTCGCTGAGCAACCCGCTCGGGGTGAAGATCGGCCCGACCACGACCCCGGAGTACATCCGCGCGCTGATCGACAAGCTGAACCCGAAGGGCATCGAGGGCCGGCTCACGTTCATCACCCGGATGGGAGCGGGCAAGATCCGGACCGCGCTGCCGCCGCTGCTGGAGGCGGTGCGCGACCACGGCTCGCCGATCGCGTGGGTCTGCGACCCGATGCACGGCAACACCTACGAGACGCCAAACGGCTACAAGACCCGCAACTTCGACGACGTGGTCGACGAGGTCGAGGGCTTCTTCGACGCGCACGAGCAGGTGGGCACGTGGCCGGGCGGTCTGCACGTCGAGCTGACCGGTGACGACGTGACCGAGTGCCTGGGCGGCGGCGAGGCGCTGGTCGCCGAGGACCTGGTGAGCCGGTACGAGACCGCCTGCGACCCGCGACTGAACCGGCACCAGTCCCTGGAGCTGGCCTTCCTGGTCGCCGAGCGCCTCCGCAGCGCCCGCGCATGA
- a CDS encoding threonine aldolase family protein yields the protein MIDLRSDTVTRPSAGMLAAMTSAPVGDDVYGEDPTITALEERVAGLLGHEAGLFTVTGSLANILGVRALVAPGTEILCEANAHVARAELGAHAALSGVTTRTWSAAGGQIDLDQVRALVAPDLGPYFVPTAAVSVENTHNFGGGTIQHHFDALADELDARGLPLHLDGARLWNASVASGVAPAAYASRAAAASVCLSKGLGAPVGSVLVGSQELVREARVWRKRLGAGWRQAGVLAAAGLYALDHNVERLAEDHANARQIAEILADAAPGSVKPDQVETNIVVADLAATGRTVAEVVEGAKAAGVLIGGVGATQLRLVTHLDASAAHCRQAAEVVARLLS from the coding sequence GTGATCGATCTCCGCTCCGACACCGTCACCCGCCCGTCGGCCGGGATGCTGGCGGCGATGACCAGCGCGCCGGTCGGCGACGACGTGTACGGCGAGGACCCGACGATCACCGCGCTCGAGGAGAGGGTTGCCGGACTGCTCGGGCACGAGGCCGGCCTGTTCACCGTCACCGGCTCGCTGGCGAACATCCTCGGTGTCCGCGCCCTCGTTGCCCCCGGCACCGAGATTCTCTGCGAGGCGAACGCGCACGTCGCCCGCGCCGAGCTCGGCGCCCACGCGGCCCTGAGCGGCGTCACCACCCGGACGTGGAGCGCCGCCGGCGGCCAGATCGACCTGGACCAGGTCCGCGCACTGGTCGCGCCGGACCTCGGCCCGTACTTCGTACCGACCGCGGCCGTGTCGGTCGAGAACACGCACAACTTCGGCGGCGGCACGATCCAGCACCACTTCGACGCCCTCGCCGACGAGCTGGACGCGCGCGGGTTGCCGCTCCACCTCGACGGCGCCCGGCTCTGGAACGCGTCGGTCGCGTCCGGGGTGGCGCCGGCGGCGTACGCGTCCCGCGCGGCGGCCGCGAGCGTCTGCCTGTCGAAGGGCCTCGGCGCGCCGGTCGGGTCGGTGCTGGTCGGCTCGCAGGAGCTGGTCCGCGAGGCCCGCGTCTGGCGCAAGCGCCTCGGGGCCGGCTGGCGCCAGGCCGGCGTCCTGGCGGCGGCCGGTCTGTACGCCCTCGACCACAACGTCGAGCGGCTCGCCGAGGACCACGCCAACGCCCGCCAGATCGCCGAGATCCTGGCCGACGCGGCCCCCGGCTCGGTCAAGCCCGACCAGGTCGAGACGAACATCGTCGTCGCCGACCTGGCCGCGACCGGCCGCACGGTCGCGGAGGTCGTCGAAGGCGCCAAGGCGGCCGGTGTGCTGATCGGGGGAGTGGGCGCCACCCAGCTCCGCCTGGTCACTCATCTCGACGCTTCGGCCGCCCACTGCCGCCAGGCCGCGGAGGTCGTCGCCCGGCTGCTGAGCTGA
- a CDS encoding RNA polymerase sigma factor, whose translation MEQTTPGGQREFEQLYRANYVAVLTYATRRTADAEAARDVVSEVFEIAWRRRDEIPSRYELPWLYRVAANRLGHRYRSDQRELQALQRLATESATDGAAPGVAEQVESAHALADVTAALGELGVKDQQVLLLNAWEGLTGRELAVALGCSTTAAGVRLHRARRRLRSAIGIHREPSAPSALRPTAAVDGPVQRTGHSS comes from the coding sequence GTGGAGCAAACAACCCCAGGCGGGCAGCGGGAGTTCGAGCAGCTGTACCGGGCCAACTACGTGGCGGTGCTGACCTACGCGACCCGCCGGACGGCGGACGCGGAGGCGGCGCGGGACGTGGTCTCGGAGGTGTTCGAGATCGCGTGGCGGCGCCGCGACGAGATCCCGTCGCGGTACGAGCTGCCGTGGCTGTACCGGGTCGCGGCCAACCGGCTCGGGCATCGGTACCGCAGCGACCAGCGCGAGCTCCAGGCGCTGCAACGGCTCGCCACCGAGTCCGCCACCGACGGCGCCGCACCCGGCGTCGCCGAACAGGTGGAGTCGGCGCACGCCTTGGCCGATGTCACCGCGGCGCTTGGCGAGCTCGGTGTCAAGGACCAGCAGGTCCTGCTGCTCAATGCCTGGGAGGGCCTGACCGGCCGGGAGCTCGCTGTCGCGCTCGGCTGCTCCACCACCGCGGCCGGCGTCCGGCTGCACCGCGCCCGGCGACGGCTCAGGTCCGCCATCGGGATCCACCGTGAACCCTCCGCCCCGTCGGCACTCCGCCCCACGGCCGCCGTCGACGGCCCCGTTCAGAGAACAGGACACAGCTCATGA
- a CDS encoding phosphotransferase enzyme family protein, whose translation MTRTPPDFLRTADLQADFGLTVDSLRPHPGGFGSACWVVDDRWFVKVWHDPTPPTGLGVLQDLQDLGLPVPAPLPTISGKLHATQRGKHYAVFPYVRGRTATSDDWRQTARALRQVHALTPIHLPHGTLDEPQIRRLAEHLDHPWISDRRDEVAAAISRLDQVVARAGAQQVRQVICHTDLHGLNLLLDDNDQLAAILDWDQAVLGAREHDVWVAAEGPALEAFLTEYGARDLDPDHLEYALLSRGLRDMAARVFGETDRPGVDTWGFGRLARLDSDLARFRPYCRR comes from the coding sequence ATGACCCGAACCCCACCGGACTTCCTCCGCACCGCGGACCTGCAGGCGGACTTCGGCCTCACGGTCGACAGCCTGCGGCCCCACCCGGGCGGCTTCGGGAGCGCCTGCTGGGTCGTGGACGACCGCTGGTTCGTCAAGGTCTGGCACGACCCGACGCCGCCGACCGGACTCGGCGTGCTCCAGGACCTGCAAGACCTCGGCCTGCCGGTGCCGGCCCCACTGCCGACCATCTCGGGCAAGCTGCACGCCACCCAGCGGGGCAAGCACTACGCGGTCTTTCCGTACGTCCGAGGACGCACCGCCACGAGCGACGACTGGCGCCAGACCGCCCGAGCCCTTCGCCAGGTCCACGCCCTCACTCCGATCCACCTGCCCCACGGCACTCTCGACGAGCCGCAGATCCGGCGGCTGGCCGAGCACCTCGACCACCCCTGGATCTCGGATCGGCGCGACGAGGTGGCCGCGGCGATCTCCAGGCTCGATCAGGTCGTCGCCCGGGCCGGCGCGCAGCAGGTGCGCCAGGTCATCTGCCACACCGATCTCCACGGACTCAACCTCCTGCTCGACGACAACGACCAGCTGGCCGCGATCCTCGACTGGGACCAGGCTGTGCTGGGAGCACGCGAGCACGACGTCTGGGTCGCCGCCGAAGGGCCCGCGCTGGAAGCGTTCCTCACCGAGTACGGCGCCCGGGATCTCGACCCCGACCACCTCGAGTACGCGCTGCTCAGCCGCGGCCTCCGGGACATGGCGGCCCGGGTCTTCGGCGAGACCGACCGCCCGGGCGTCGACACCTGGGGCTTCGGCCGGCTGGCCCGACTCGACAGCGACCTCGCCCGCTTCCGCCCGTACTGCCGTCGATGA
- a CDS encoding ribose-phosphate diphosphokinase, whose product MREIVVFSGSAHSSLAEQICADLGVDLSPVEIHRFSNDCLQVQLQVNCRQRDVYIVQPLVPPTQEHLMELLLMIDAARGASAAQITAVMPHYAYARSDKKDASRISIGGRLVADLLVAAGADRVLTMALHAPQVHGFFSVPVDHLTAIGVLADHFRATDLTNTVVVSPDLGNAKTATQFARLLGLPVAAGSKQRLADDRVVIDAIVGDVAGKKAIVLDDEIATGGSIIELLDRLKDRGCTQAAVACTHGLFAGKAVERLRSHPSITEVISTDTVPRPDGFPELQVSSVSGLFAAAIQRIHDGESVSSLFDGVDPTHAPPQPKLPF is encoded by the coding sequence GTGCGAGAGATCGTCGTGTTCAGCGGAAGTGCTCATTCCAGCCTTGCCGAACAGATTTGCGCCGATCTCGGCGTGGACCTGTCGCCGGTCGAGATCCATCGGTTCAGCAACGACTGCCTGCAGGTGCAGCTGCAGGTGAACTGCCGCCAGCGCGACGTCTACATCGTGCAGCCGCTGGTGCCGCCGACCCAGGAGCACCTGATGGAGCTGCTGCTGATGATCGACGCGGCCCGGGGTGCGTCGGCGGCGCAGATCACCGCGGTGATGCCGCACTACGCGTACGCGCGGTCCGACAAGAAGGACGCCTCGAGGATCTCGATCGGCGGCCGGCTGGTCGCCGACCTGCTGGTCGCGGCCGGCGCCGACCGGGTGCTGACGATGGCGCTGCACGCGCCGCAGGTGCACGGGTTCTTCTCGGTCCCGGTCGACCACCTGACCGCGATCGGCGTGCTGGCCGACCACTTCCGGGCGACCGACCTGACGAACACCGTGGTGGTCAGCCCGGACCTCGGCAACGCCAAGACCGCGACCCAGTTCGCCCGGTTGCTCGGGCTGCCGGTGGCGGCGGGCAGCAAGCAGCGGCTGGCCGACGACCGGGTGGTGATCGACGCGATCGTCGGGGACGTGGCCGGCAAGAAGGCGATCGTGCTGGACGACGAGATCGCCACCGGCGGATCGATCATCGAGCTGCTGGACCGGCTGAAGGACCGCGGCTGCACGCAGGCCGCGGTCGCCTGCACGCACGGCCTGTTCGCCGGCAAGGCGGTCGAGCGGCTACGGTCCCACCCGTCGATCACCGAGGTGATCAGCACCGACACCGTGCCACGGCCGGACGGCTTCCCGGAGCTGCAGGTCAGCTCGGTCTCCGGCTTGTTCGCGGCGGCGATCCAGCGCATCCACGACGGCGAGTCGGTCAGCAGCCTGTTCGACGGCGTCGACCCGACCCACGCCCCGCCGCAGCCCAAGCTCCCGTTCTGA
- a CDS encoding glycoside hydrolase family 97 catalytic domain-containing protein yields MESADGRLRLRVSSGGTEALSVADLGLVTSTTDLSKDLTLRSQNHRTLRTAYRMTTGKQRERTVLQEESRLTFSNPSGAQLALVVRVSDDGVAFRYELPGAATVQRETGGFELAPDATSWLQPYNPQHENEHAEATAATAPTGEFGHPALFRRGSTYTLLAESGLDGRYSGGRLTHTQGSGRYDVRLADAAVASTGVTSWRTMIVGDLATVTGSTLVDDLAEPARFTGTSWVQPGLSSWSWLAENSSPRDFERQKDYVDAAARNNLSYVLVDEGWSPVWLPELTRYARARGVEVLIWFHWTNLQTQAQRDEWLPKLVAWGVKGVKVDFMESDSQARYQWYDAILADTAKHRLMINFHGSTVPHGLARTWPHLMTMEGVRGEENGLNATRNTILPFTRNVIGSMDYTPTRFATASNPKPQTTNAHELALPVVYESGWTHIVSTPEELASQPEGERFLRQLPTAWDETRLLSGTPGVETVIARRDGARWFAGGIRSGTGGTVTVPLTFLGGTGRWLVEIVTENQGALSRSSAVRRAADRLDLLVADRGGFVLQACPYSPGLTTCDKPHREPPRTSVLVDVSADEVATGGTVELQGVFVARTGGSVRDLALAPELPAGWSVVAGKPVRKSLLREGESVSGRWTVKLNPAGVRGDVELVVAGTYTAPDGRRIHSADAARVFAEPLPPKGSTYVSDQPWTDETNGYGRPQQRDRSHGGDNEPATLSIAGKTFGKGVGSHAPSSLTTWLGGACSRFFAEVGVDDGTTTGEGSVTFVVLGDGRQLAGTPVIRAGETAHLLDVDVTGVKRLTLATTDGGNGKNSDHADWGTASLTCAP; encoded by the coding sequence GTGGAGTCCGCCGACGGCCGGCTCCGGCTCCGGGTCTCCTCCGGTGGTACCGAGGCGCTGAGCGTCGCCGACCTCGGTCTCGTCACCTCGACCACCGACCTGTCGAAGGACCTGACGCTGCGCTCGCAGAACCACCGGACGCTGCGGACGGCGTACCGGATGACGACCGGGAAGCAGCGGGAGCGGACGGTGCTGCAGGAGGAGAGCCGGCTGACGTTCAGCAACCCGTCGGGGGCGCAGCTCGCGCTCGTCGTGCGCGTCTCCGACGACGGTGTCGCGTTCCGGTACGAGCTGCCGGGCGCTGCGACGGTCCAGCGGGAGACCGGTGGCTTCGAGCTCGCGCCCGACGCGACCAGCTGGCTGCAGCCGTACAACCCGCAGCACGAGAACGAGCACGCCGAGGCGACGGCCGCGACCGCGCCGACCGGCGAGTTCGGGCATCCCGCACTGTTCCGGCGCGGCAGCACGTACACGTTGCTCGCCGAGTCCGGGCTGGACGGGCGCTACTCCGGTGGCCGCCTCACCCACACGCAGGGCTCCGGCCGGTACGACGTCCGGCTGGCCGACGCCGCGGTCGCCTCGACCGGCGTCACCTCCTGGCGCACGATGATCGTCGGCGACCTCGCGACGGTGACGGGATCGACGCTGGTGGACGATCTCGCCGAGCCGGCCCGGTTCACCGGCACCAGCTGGGTGCAGCCGGGGCTGTCGTCGTGGTCGTGGCTGGCCGAGAACTCCAGCCCGCGGGACTTCGAGCGGCAGAAGGACTACGTCGACGCCGCGGCCAGGAACAACCTGTCCTACGTGCTCGTCGACGAAGGGTGGAGCCCGGTCTGGCTGCCGGAGCTCACCCGGTACGCGCGGGCGCGCGGTGTCGAGGTGCTGATCTGGTTCCACTGGACGAACTTGCAGACCCAGGCCCAGCGGGACGAGTGGCTGCCGAAACTCGTTGCCTGGGGCGTCAAAGGTGTGAAGGTGGACTTCATGGAGTCCGACAGCCAGGCCCGGTACCAGTGGTACGACGCGATCCTGGCCGACACCGCCAAGCACCGGCTGATGATCAACTTCCACGGCTCGACCGTGCCGCACGGACTGGCCCGGACCTGGCCGCACCTGATGACGATGGAGGGCGTGCGCGGTGAGGAGAACGGGCTGAACGCGACCCGGAACACGATCCTGCCGTTCACCCGGAACGTGATCGGCTCGATGGACTACACCCCGACCCGGTTCGCCACCGCGTCGAACCCGAAGCCGCAGACCACCAACGCGCACGAGCTGGCGCTGCCGGTGGTCTACGAGTCCGGCTGGACGCACATCGTCAGCACCCCCGAGGAGCTGGCGTCCCAGCCCGAGGGAGAGCGCTTCCTCCGGCAACTCCCGACCGCCTGGGACGAGACCCGGCTGCTGTCCGGTACGCCGGGCGTCGAAACGGTGATCGCCCGGCGCGACGGGGCGCGGTGGTTCGCCGGCGGCATCCGGTCCGGCACGGGTGGCACGGTGACGGTGCCGCTGACCTTTCTCGGCGGGACCGGCCGCTGGCTGGTCGAGATCGTCACGGAGAACCAGGGAGCGCTCTCTCGGTCCAGCGCCGTCCGCCGCGCGGCGGACCGGCTCGACCTCCTCGTCGCGGACCGCGGCGGGTTCGTGCTGCAGGCCTGCCCCTACTCCCCCGGCCTGACGACCTGCGACAAACCGCATCGCGAACCGCCGCGCACCTCGGTCCTGGTGGACGTGTCGGCCGACGAGGTCGCGACAGGCGGAACGGTCGAGCTGCAGGGCGTGTTCGTCGCCCGGACGGGTGGTTCGGTGCGCGACCTCGCGCTGGCTCCGGAGCTGCCGGCCGGCTGGTCGGTCGTCGCGGGCAAGCCGGTCCGCAAGAGCCTGCTGCGCGAAGGAGAGAGCGTCAGCGGCCGCTGGACGGTCAAGCTGAACCCCGCCGGCGTCCGCGGTGACGTGGAACTGGTTGTCGCCGGCACCTACACCGCTCCGGACGGGCGGCGGATCCACTCGGCCGACGCGGCCCGGGTGTTCGCGGAGCCGCTGCCGCCGAAGGGTTCGACGTACGTGAGCGACCAGCCGTGGACGGACGAGACGAACGGCTACGGGCGTCCCCAGCAGCGCGACCGCAGCCACGGCGGCGACAACGAGCCGGCCACGTTGTCCATCGCCGGCAAGACGTTCGGCAAGGGTGTCGGTTCGCACGCGCCGAGCTCGTTGACGACCTGGCTGGGTGGCGCCTGCAGCCGCTTCTTCGCGGAAGTGGGAGTGGACGACGGCACGACGACCGGTGAAGGCTCCGTCACCTTCGTCGTGCTCGGCGACGGGCGTCAGCTCGCCGGTACGCCGGTGATCCGTGCGGGCGAGACCGCGCACCTTCTCGACGTCGACGTCACCGGCGTCAAACGCCTCACGCTGGCCACCACCGACGGCGGCAACGGCAAGAACAGCGACCACGCCGACTGGGGCACCGCGTCGCTGACCTGCGCACCCTGA